One window of Chryseobacterium indologenes genomic DNA carries:
- a CDS encoding HD domain-containing protein, with product MQNKLKIINDPVHGFIKIPHEILFDIIEHPYFQRLRRIGQTGLLNLIFPGATHTRFHHALGAMHLMFTALETLKQKGVKISEEEEKGAMLAILMHDIGHGPFSHALESMLMDDWHHENLSLLLMNKLNEKFDGQLSMAIEMFQGKYHRKFFNQLISSQLDVDRLDYLKRDSFFTGVSEGNINTQRIISMMNVCEEGELVIDAKGIYSIENFLTARMFMYWQVYYHKTSALAEFLLVKILERAKYLISQGTELPATDNLKYFLYREKSAATDEDIERFTSLDDNDVIQAMKEWQNADDFVLSYWCKCVIQRNLPKTIISSHPFSQEIIDEKIKNTNEFFKIDNGKELVHEIKRKLLPYHAEKQPIYLLHKNGKRTRLHESEDQLLSELIVNKTTRYILMFPRDISGLDS from the coding sequence ATGCAGAATAAGCTAAAAATCATCAACGATCCTGTTCATGGATTTATCAAAATTCCTCACGAAATTTTATTTGATATCATCGAGCATCCTTACTTTCAGAGGTTAAGAAGAATCGGGCAGACCGGACTTTTGAACCTGATATTTCCGGGCGCTACTCATACGAGATTTCACCATGCTTTGGGAGCAATGCACCTGATGTTTACTGCTTTGGAAACATTGAAGCAAAAAGGGGTGAAAATTTCTGAAGAAGAGGAAAAAGGTGCGATGCTGGCTATTCTTATGCATGATATTGGTCATGGTCCGTTTTCTCATGCGCTGGAAAGTATGCTGATGGACGACTGGCATCATGAAAATCTTTCTTTACTCCTGATGAATAAGCTGAATGAGAAGTTTGATGGTCAGTTATCAATGGCTATCGAAATGTTTCAGGGAAAATATCATAGGAAATTCTTTAACCAACTGATCTCTTCCCAGCTGGATGTAGACCGTTTGGATTATCTGAAAAGAGACAGTTTTTTTACCGGGGTATCGGAAGGAAATATTAATACCCAGAGAATTATTTCCATGATGAATGTTTGTGAAGAAGGTGAACTGGTGATTGATGCAAAAGGAATTTATTCCATTGAAAACTTTTTGACGGCAAGAATGTTCATGTACTGGCAGGTCTATTATCATAAAACGTCAGCTTTAGCAGAATTTCTTTTAGTTAAGATCCTTGAAAGAGCAAAATATCTTATTTCTCAGGGAACAGAGCTTCCGGCGACGGATAATCTGAAATATTTTTTATACCGTGAAAAGAGTGCTGCAACGGATGAAGATATAGAACGATTTACCAGCCTTGATGATAATGATGTGATCCAGGCAATGAAAGAATGGCAGAATGCGGATGATTTTGTGTTGTCCTATTGGTGTAAATGTGTAATTCAGAGAAATTTACCTAAAACAATTATTTCATCACATCCATTTAGCCAGGAAATAATTGATGAAAAAATAAAAAATACCAATGAATTTTTCAAAATTGATAATGGAAAAGAATTGGTTCATGAAATAAAAAGAAAACTTTTGCCCTATCATGCGGAGAAGCAGCCCATCTATTTACTGCATAAAAATGGTAAAAGAACAAGGCTTCATGAGTCGGAAGATCAGCTTTTATCAGAGTTAATTGTAAATAAGACAACCCGCTATATCCTTATGTTTCCAAGAGATATCTCAGGGCTGGACTCTTAA
- a CDS encoding S41 family peptidase, with amino-acid sequence MRKYSLFLLLLLSLNFSAQIITETQKLESLCRIWGFLKYYHPHVAKGNLNWNQQLFQKIDELESINDKEALNNFYTEWIKSLGEVSPCKECSAKDNKVYFLKNFDLSWIDNRQIFSRDLSQKLRYIENNRNLGDNHYFGKGGRKIYFRNEKSYGSRFTSRNISLLELFRYWNYVEYFFPYKYETDQNWNDVLTEMIPKFLMIDTDENYHLTLAELVTKTDDSHAYLSSKEIQLHQYGNRRVPIEYSYAEGKLVITKINATKFRDKSQLHTGDVIYDVEGKTIPQIVNSFGKYIPASNSWGKFNKAKNKLLFSNKDSISVKIEREGQNLEIKTRTYFAKDIIHEKNKAPRKWKFMDKEKKIGYVDMGMIEKDDLNEMYNSLKSSKSIIFDLRNYPKQTIIPLSYLLLPVPSVYYQFTFPDPSYPGKFYSRKIVTGRKNPEYYKGNVIVLVDENTQSQAETTTMMFKQHPKAKIIGSNTSGANGDVIMFKIADLDTRFTGLGAYYPDGRETQRIGITPDILVKPTVEGLKNGKDEILERALVYIKNTD; translated from the coding sequence ATGAGAAAGTATTCTCTTTTCCTTTTATTACTTTTAAGTTTAAATTTTTCCGCACAGATCATCACTGAGACACAAAAGCTGGAATCCCTCTGCAGAATATGGGGATTTTTAAAATATTACCATCCTCATGTAGCAAAAGGAAATCTGAACTGGAATCAACAGCTTTTTCAGAAGATTGATGAGCTTGAATCTATCAATGACAAAGAGGCGTTGAATAATTTTTACACTGAATGGATCAAAAGTCTCGGAGAAGTTTCCCCTTGTAAAGAATGCTCGGCAAAGGATAATAAAGTGTATTTTCTTAAAAATTTTGATCTGAGCTGGATCGACAACCGTCAAATTTTCTCCAGAGATCTTTCTCAAAAGCTTCGTTACATTGAAAACAACCGGAATCTGGGAGATAATCATTATTTCGGGAAAGGCGGAAGGAAAATATATTTCAGAAATGAAAAGTCCTACGGTTCAAGATTCACTTCAAGAAACATCAGTCTTCTGGAGTTATTCAGATATTGGAATTATGTAGAATATTTTTTTCCTTATAAGTATGAAACTGATCAGAACTGGAATGATGTCCTTACAGAAATGATTCCCAAATTTCTTATGATTGATACTGATGAAAATTATCATTTAACATTGGCAGAGCTGGTTACCAAAACAGATGATTCCCATGCCTATCTTTCATCAAAGGAAATTCAGCTGCATCAATATGGAAACCGAAGAGTGCCAATAGAGTATTCTTATGCAGAAGGAAAACTTGTGATTACTAAGATCAATGCTACAAAATTCAGGGATAAAAGTCAGCTTCATACAGGAGATGTTATTTATGATGTTGAAGGTAAAACGATTCCGCAAATCGTCAACAGCTTTGGAAAATATATTCCAGCCTCTAATTCCTGGGGTAAATTCAACAAAGCAAAAAACAAACTTCTGTTCAGCAATAAGGATTCTATTTCTGTAAAAATTGAGAGAGAAGGACAAAACCTGGAAATCAAAACCAGAACGTATTTTGCCAAAGATATTATTCATGAAAAAAATAAAGCTCCCCGGAAGTGGAAATTCATGGATAAGGAAAAGAAAATCGGGTATGTTGATATGGGGATGATAGAAAAAGATGATCTGAATGAAATGTATAACAGTTTAAAATCTTCAAAATCTATTATCTTTGATCTTAGAAATTATCCAAAGCAAACGATCATCCCTTTAAGCTATCTTTTGCTTCCTGTGCCGTCCGTTTATTATCAGTTTACTTTTCCTGATCCTTCTTATCCCGGTAAATTTTACAGCAGAAAAATTGTTACCGGCAGAAAAAATCCTGAATACTATAAAGGAAATGTAATCGTTTTAGTAGATGAGAATACGCAAAGCCAGGCAGAGACCACCACAATGATGTTCAAGCAGCATCCGAAGGCTAAAATTATCGGAAGTAATACTTCAGGAGCCAACGGTGATGTGATTATGTTTAAAATTGCCGATCTTGATACCCGGTTTACAGGACTTGGTGCTTATTATCCCGATGGAAGGGAAACTCAGAGAATAGGCATTACTCCCGACATCCTTGTAAAACCGACTGTTGAGGGCCTCAAAAACGGAAAAGATGAAATTCTGGAAAGGGCTTTGGTATATATAAAAAATACGGATTGA
- a CDS encoding YciI family protein, with protein MFIISLTYKSSIENVERLIPQHNIFLNKHYESGRFIVSGRKEPRTGGIIIANAESKNEVEQIISEDPFYIHQVADYDITEFIPSKYNENFKLFIED; from the coding sequence ATGTTTATTATTTCGCTTACCTACAAGAGTTCTATTGAAAATGTAGAACGCCTTATTCCACAGCACAATATTTTCCTTAATAAGCATTATGAATCCGGACGGTTTATTGTTTCGGGTAGAAAAGAACCCAGAACGGGAGGGATCATCATAGCCAATGCAGAATCTAAAAATGAAGTTGAGCAGATTATTTCTGAAGATCCTTTTTATATTCATCAGGTAGCTGATTATGATATCACGGAATTTATCCCTTCAAAATACAATGAAAATTTTAAACTTTTTATAGAAGACTAA
- a CDS encoding septal ring lytic transglycosylase RlpA family protein, protein MMKRFILVIIMMISTLGVYSFTNNASDAKKTSYASYYHDKFNGRKTASGEVFDNSKFTAANRTLPFGTNVKVTNLKNGKEVIVRINDRGPYHSSRSLDMSKAAFDEIGDISHGTIPVEYEIVD, encoded by the coding sequence ATGATGAAAAGATTCATTCTCGTAATCATAATGATGATTTCAACCTTAGGTGTTTATTCTTTTACGAATAATGCCTCAGATGCGAAAAAAACAAGTTATGCATCGTACTACCACGATAAATTTAACGGTAGAAAAACTGCTAGCGGAGAAGTCTTTGATAATTCAAAGTTTACTGCAGCAAACAGAACGCTTCCATTTGGAACAAACGTTAAGGTGACTAACCTTAAAAATGGTAAAGAGGTAATAGTGAGAATTAATGATAGAGGACCTTACCATTCATCAAGATCTTTAGATATGTCTAAAGCTGCGTTCGATGAGATTGGAGATATCAGTCATGGTACAATTCCGGTCGAATATGAAATTGTCGATTAA
- a CDS encoding bifunctional response regulator/alkaline phosphatase family protein, whose translation MSEKILWIDDEIDLLKPHIVFLEKKGYQVTPVNNVNEALELMDSEKFALTLIDENMPGISGLEAIPMIKEKDNSLKIVMVTKSEEEHIMEEAIGSQIADYILKPVNPNQILLSLKKNLQEDNLVEQKTILQYQQEFRNLSMELSYLRTYQEWAEYYKKILSWEIKFDKVADNEFADLLQSQKEEANIQFAKFIEKNYTDWLVDSDKPLMSHTLFKEKVKPEVEKEKVLLLMVDNLRYDQWKVIEPLFTKYYNKISEDYYYSILPTATQYARNSFFAGLMPSEIEKRFPDKWFNDNEEGNKNEFERDFLEDQMKRIGLGSKSMKYLKVLNADFERKIYDDFNQHKNNDLLVIVYNFIDILSHAKTDNHIVDQLIRDDKTFRSLTFNWFENSSLLKIIKAAAENGYKLVITTDHGTVYVKKPSKVVGDRETSTNIRYKTGKSLTYDDSDVWAITNPEKLFLPKGNLSSKYIFAKNNTFLAYPKNYNHFVNYYKETYQHGGISLEECIIPISILEPK comes from the coding sequence ATGTCAGAAAAGATATTATGGATCGATGATGAAATAGATTTACTTAAACCTCATATTGTATTTTTAGAAAAGAAGGGCTACCAGGTAACCCCCGTTAATAATGTGAATGAGGCTTTGGAACTTATGGATTCAGAGAAATTTGCTTTAACATTAATTGATGAAAATATGCCGGGTATCTCCGGGCTGGAAGCCATTCCTATGATCAAGGAAAAAGACAACTCCTTAAAGATTGTGATGGTTACCAAAAGCGAAGAAGAACACATTATGGAAGAGGCTATCGGATCTCAGATTGCCGATTATATACTGAAGCCTGTAAATCCTAACCAGATATTACTTTCCCTAAAGAAGAACCTTCAGGAAGATAATCTTGTTGAGCAAAAAACTATTTTGCAGTATCAGCAGGAATTCAGAAATCTTTCTATGGAATTGTCATACCTGAGAACGTATCAGGAATGGGCAGAATATTATAAAAAGATCCTTAGCTGGGAAATCAAATTTGACAAGGTAGCAGATAATGAATTTGCTGACCTTCTGCAGTCTCAGAAAGAAGAAGCCAATATTCAGTTTGCCAAGTTTATTGAAAAAAACTACACAGACTGGCTTGTTGATTCAGACAAACCTCTTATGAGCCACACCCTTTTCAAGGAGAAAGTAAAACCTGAGGTTGAAAAAGAAAAAGTTCTTTTGCTGATGGTAGACAACCTTCGTTATGACCAGTGGAAAGTGATTGAACCTTTATTTACAAAATATTACAATAAGATTTCGGAAGATTATTACTACAGTATCCTTCCTACGGCGACACAATATGCAAGAAACTCTTTTTTTGCAGGATTGATGCCGTCTGAAATTGAAAAACGTTTCCCTGACAAATGGTTTAATGATAATGAAGAGGGAAACAAAAATGAATTTGAGCGTGACTTCCTGGAAGATCAAATGAAGAGAATAGGTTTGGGGTCAAAGTCTATGAAGTATCTGAAGGTACTGAATGCCGATTTTGAAAGAAAAATCTATGATGATTTCAATCAGCATAAAAACAACGATCTGTTGGTCATTGTTTACAACTTTATTGATATTCTTTCCCACGCGAAAACAGACAACCATATCGTAGATCAGCTGATTCGTGATGATAAAACCTTCCGTTCTCTTACCTTCAACTGGTTTGAAAACTCTTCTTTGCTGAAGATTATAAAAGCAGCGGCAGAAAACGGCTATAAACTGGTCATTACTACAGACCACGGAACGGTATATGTCAAAAAGCCAAGTAAAGTGGTAGGAGACAGAGAAACTTCTACTAATATCAGATATAAAACAGGTAAAAGTTTAACATATGACGACAGTGATGTATGGGCGATTACCAATCCTGAAAAACTTTTCCTTCCAAAAGGAAACTTAAGCTCGAAATATATTTTTGCTAAAAACAATACATTCCTGGCTTATCCTAAAAATTACAATCATTTCGTTAATTACTATAAAGAAACCTACCAGCATGGAGGAATTTCACTGGAAGAGTGTATCATTCCTATCAGCATTTTAGAACCCAAGTAG
- a CDS encoding exodeoxyribonuclease III has protein sequence MRLITYNVNGIRAAFTKDFLGWLKTADPDIICIQESKAGNDQIDIESLEKLGYNSYWHSAVRKGYSGVGIASKIKPSHVEYGCGIESYDNEGRIIRADFDGYSAISVYVPSASNIERLDFKMQFCHDFLEYIKNLKKEIPNLIISGDFNICHEAIDIHNPIGLKNVSGFLPMEREWMTNFINECELIDSFRFFNSDPDNYTWWSYRQNSRARNKGWRLDYNFTSYSLKDKLSRAVILKEAVHSDHCPALLELDV, from the coding sequence ATGAGATTAATTACATACAACGTCAATGGAATCAGAGCCGCTTTTACGAAAGATTTCCTGGGCTGGCTAAAGACTGCTGATCCGGATATCATCTGCATTCAGGAGAGCAAGGCCGGAAACGATCAGATAGACATCGAAAGTCTTGAAAAATTAGGTTATAACAGTTATTGGCACTCAGCAGTAAGAAAAGGCTATAGCGGGGTCGGAATTGCCTCAAAAATCAAACCCAGTCATGTAGAGTATGGCTGCGGTATCGAAAGCTATGATAATGAAGGGAGAATCATCCGTGCAGATTTTGACGGATATTCAGCTATTTCGGTGTATGTTCCTTCTGCGTCTAATATTGAGAGACTGGATTTTAAAATGCAGTTCTGCCATGACTTCCTGGAATATATCAAAAATTTAAAGAAAGAAATTCCCAACCTGATTATATCCGGTGATTTTAATATTTGTCATGAGGCGATCGATATTCACAATCCAATCGGGTTAAAAAATGTTTCAGGTTTCCTTCCAATGGAAAGAGAGTGGATGACGAATTTCATTAATGAATGTGAACTGATAGACAGTTTCAGGTTTTTTAACAGTGATCCGGACAATTATACATGGTGGAGCTACAGACAAAATTCAAGAGCCAGAAACAAAGGCTGGAGACTGGATTACAACTTCACCTCTTACAGTTTAAAGGATAAGCTCTCAAGAGCTGTTATTTTAAAAGAAGCCGTACATTCTGACCATTGTCCTGCTTTATTGGAATTGGATGTATAA